TGCCCATGAATCAAAGATTTGAACAACATCAGCTCCTGCTTTGATTTGGTTTTCCATATATAGTTTTACTACTTCAGTTACTTTTCTTAAAATCTTATGTAGAAGCTCTGGATTTGAGTACATCATCTTTTTACAGATATTGTATGTCTTAGTTCCTTGTCCTTCTATCATATAAGTTGCTAATGTCCAAGGAGCACCAGTAAATCCAATAAGAGCTTTATCTTCTGGTAGTTTTTGCTTTAATAACTTGATAGTTTCATATACATAAGTTAGTTTATCAGCAGCTTCACTTCCACCAAGTAAAGCATCAACCTCAGCTTCTGTTTTAATTGGGTCTTTGAAGATTGGACCTTCACCTTTTATAAATTCAAGGTGCATACCCATTTCATTTGGAATAACTAAAATATCACTAAATAAAATAGCTGCATCAACTCCCACTATATCAAGTGGTTGAATAGTAACTTCTGCTGCTAATTCTGGATTGTGACATAGGTTTAAAAAGTTTCCAGCTTGTGCTCTTACTTTCATATACTCAGGTAGGTATCTTCCCGCTTGTCTCATCATCCATACTGGTGTATAAGGTGTTGGTTTTCTAAAACATGCATCAACAAATATTTTTGACATTTATAATTTTCCTTTAGTATTCTTAGTGTTTTCCAACTTTTCCTAAAAAGAAAAGTCCAACTGCTAGTGCAGTAACAGCAAGGGCGAAATATAACATTTCTAGTGCGCCATTGTATTGAGTATGTAAAACTCTTTGGAAGAAGTTAACAACTAAAACCATAACAATAACTTTTGCTATTTTATCTTTTAGTTGATCTAATGTTGTGATTGACAGGATCTTTGAATCTTCTTTTGCATCTTCTGAATGATCAATTGGAGAGATAAAAAGTTCATATACTCCAAATGAAAATATTAACATAACAACAGCGATAAGATATAAATCAACTGCTCCTATAATACCACCTACAATATCTTCATGAAAATCTTGAGGATGAGAGTGAGTAATTATAGTTTTAAAAGCATATTCTGCCATAGCATATATATCCATGCTAGCGATTATAAAAAGAACTAATGCACCGATTAGTCCAAAGATAACTGCAGAGAGGACAAGAAATCTTGTCTTCCACATGCAAGCTTCAAAAAGCTTTTCTATCATTAAATTTCGTTTTCCATTTCTATCCATTTAAGAGCGATTCTAACTGAGTTTGTCGCAGCCCCTACTCTTACTTGGTCAGCTACATTAAAATAATGAACAACATTAGGAGAATAGATATCTTTTCTAATTCTTCCTACAAATGTAGTATCAGTATCTGTTGAAACAATTGGCATAGGATATGCATTGTTTTCAAGATCATCTATTACTTCTACATTTTCAAATTTTGCTAAAGTTTCTCTTACTTCATTTACATCAACATCTACACCATCTTCAAATGTAACAGTAATAGACTCTGAGTGACTTCTTAAAACAGGAACTCTTACACAAGTAGCAGCTATTTGCATTTGTTTGTGCATGATTTTTTGAGTCTCTTTTACCATTTTCATCTCTTCTTTAGTGAAACCATTAGCTTGAGCTACATCTATTTGAGGAATAACATTATTTACAATTCTATGTGCAAAAGCTTCAATTTTTGTATCATCTAATTTGAAAGTTAACATATCTTGCATTTGTTTTATAAGTTCTTCCATACCTTTTTTACCAGCTCCTGAAACAGCTTGATAAGTAGATACATCAACTCTTTTTATTCCATAAAGTTCATCAAGTGGTTTTAAAGACAATACCATTTGAATAGTAGAACAATTTGGATTTGCAATAATTCCAGTCTCTTTCCATAAAGCTATATCTTGTGGATTTACTTCTGGTACTACTAAAGGTACATTTTCATCCATTCTAAAGTGACTTGTGTTATCAATAACTACAGCACCAGCTTCAACTGCATATTTTGCAAATTTTTCAGAAATAGAACCTCCTGCACTAAAAAATGCAATATCTACTTCATTTTCTTCAAAACAAGTTTCAGTTAACTCTAAAACATTTATTTCTTTATTTTTATATTCAATAGTACTACCTAAACTTCTTGCACTTGCTAAGGGAACGATTTTATTAACAGGGAAGTCATATGCTTCCATAACTCTAAACAGTTCTTCACCAACTGCACCAGTAGCACCAACTACTGCTACATTAAATCTTCTCATTTTTAATCTTCTCCTAATATATTATCTTCATTTTTATTATTAGTATCGTTATTCTCTTCTTCAGGTTTATCTTTTAGATTAAACTCATCTAAATTGATACCATCCATAGTATCAGCATTTTCGATATCTAATTCATCATCATCTTCTTTTGGACATTTTGCAATAGATACAACTTTATCTTTTGCATCTACATTTACAATAATTACACCAGAAGTATTTCTTCCAGCTTTTCTTATTGTTTGCATATCTACTCTAATCATTTTACCAATAGAAGTTAAAATCATCAAGTCTTGTGCTTCATCAACTAATACAGCACCTACAACAGTACCTGTTTTAGCGCTTAGTTTCATAGAAATAACACCAGAACCTGCTCTATTTGTCTCTCTATATTCTTCTACTGTTGTTCGTTTTCCGATACCTTTTTGAGATACAGTTAATAACTCTTGCTCAATATTATCAACAACATTTGCATCAACTACAAAGTCACTATCATGTTTAAACTTGATACCTCTTACCCCTCTTGTACTTCTACCTTGTTCTCTTGTTTTTTCAACATCAAATCTGATACATTGACCTAAACTTGTGAAAATCATCAAGAATTGAGTACTAGGAGTTGTAATCTTAGCTGTTACAATCTCATCAGCATCATCAAGAACGATTGCTCTTACCCCATTACTTCTTATGTTACTAAATTCTGATAGTGATGTTCTTTTTACAACACCATTTCTTGTAAAGAAGGCTAAAGATTTAGACTCATCAAAGTCACTTGTTGGAATAATCTCCATAATCTTCTCATCAGGTCTTAAGTTGATTAAGTTAACAACTGCTTTACCTTTAGCTGTTCTACTTCCTTCTGGGATTCTATAAACTTTCAACCAGTACAATTGCCCCATGTTTGTAACAAACATCAAGGTATCATGGGTATTAGTTACAAAGAATCTTTCTATAAAGTCATCATCATGAGTGGTAACAGCAACTTTACCTTTACCACCTCTTCTTTGTTTTTCATAAGATTTGATTGGTACTCTTTTTACATAACCATTGTGAGTAATAGTAACTACCATTGGCTCATTTGGAATTAAATCTTCAATATCAATTTCGTCATAAGAGTCTTCAATATCAGTTAATCTTTTAGATGAATATTTCTCTCTAATTTCCGTTAATTCTTCTTTGATTATTTCAACTAATTTTTCTTCTGATTTTAGAATTGATTCAAGCTCTGCAATTAAAGTCATAAGTTCTTGATACTCAGCCTCTAATTTATCTCTTTGAAGACCTGTCAATCTTCCTAATCTCATATCTAAAATAGCTTGTGATTGGATTGCACTTAATCCAAATCTCAATTCTAATTTCTCTTTTGCATCAGCATCATTTGCACTTGCTCTGATGATTTTTACAACTTCATCAATATTATCAAGGGCAATTTTCAGACCTTCTAAGATATGTGCTCTTGCTTTTGCTTTTTCTAAATCAAATATTGTTCTTCTAATAATTACAGTTTTTCTATGTGAAATAAATACATTTAATAACTCAGGTAAAGTAAATACTTTTGGCTCTTTATTATATACAGCTAAAAGAATAATTCCAAAAGTTGTCTCCATAGGAGTTGACTTATATAAGTTATTCATAACTATTTCACTCATGGCATCTTTTTTAAGTTCAATTACAACTCTAATACCATCTCTATCTGATTCATCTCTTACTTCTGAGATACCCTCTATTTGTTTATCTTTTGTAAGATTTGCAATAAGCTCAATTAATCTTGCTTTATTTACTTGATAAGGCAATTCATCAAGTACAATAATCTCTTTTTTACCTCTTGTTTCAATATGGTGTTTAGCTCTGATTCTAACTCTTCCACGACCTGTATTATATGCGTCTATAATACCTCTTCTTCCAAAGATAGTTCCACCTGTTGGGAAATCTGGTCCTTGAATAAATTCCATTAATTCATCAGCTGTTGCTTCTGGATTATCAAGAATATGGAAAGTGGCATCGAGTAACTCATTTAAATTATGAGGAGGAATCTTTGTAGCCATACCAACCGCAATACCCTCAGAACCATTCATAAGTAATGTAGGAACTCTTGTAGGTAAAACTGATGGCTCTTTTAATGTATCATCATAGTTCATTGTAAAGTTAACAGTATCTTTATCTATATCTTTTAAAATATCTTCTGAGATTTTAGTAAATCTTGATTCTGTATATCTCATCGCTGCTGCACTATCACCATCTACTGAACCGAAGTTTCCTTGTCCATCAATAAGTGGCTCTCTCATAGAGAAACTTTGTGCCATTCTTACAAGTGCATCATAAACTGAAGTATCACCATGTGGATGGTACTTACCAATAACATCCCCAACGATTCTCGCTGATTTTTTATAAGGAGCTCGTGCGCTCATATTTAAATCATGCATTGCAAATAGTATTCTTCTGTGTACTGGCTTCAATCCATCTTTAGCATCTGGTAAAGCTCGACCAATAATTACACTCATCGAGTAGTCTAAGTATGAAGACTTTACGGAATCTTCGATATTAATATCTATAATATCTTGATTTTCAAAAAGGTTTTCCATTGATATTGCCTTGTTATAAAATTTAGATATTTTATCCAAATTTTACTTAGTATTTGTGAATAAAAAAGGGGGAAAGCTTAAAACTTTCCCCCTTGTAAAAATTTAAGCTAACTTTTATAAATTATTTTCTTTTCTGTATTTAATAATAGCGTTAAAAACTTCGTCTTTTAATTTTAGTTTCTCTTTTTTCTTTGCTTCAATAGTAAACTCATCACCATGAGATTTTACCAAACTTTCAATCTCTTCATCTAAAGCATTATGCTTCTCAAATAAATTGTGAAAATAGTTATCACTTGCCTTTAATTTTGTTATTTCTTCTCTGTATTCATGAAACATATTAAATCCTTTTGTTGAATTGTAAATACATTATATCAAGTAAATTCTTAGACTTTTATGTTTTATAAATTAGATTTATTTTATATTTAAGAATGTAAAAGTTAGGATTTGTAATCTGAATTTATATTTATATTTTCATAAGGGCAAAAGTGACAGTAAGTCACTTTTGAAATAATTAATTACGATCTATAGTCCGCATTTATTTTTACATACTCATAACCCAAGTCACAACCATAGGCTGTGAAGCTTTCAGTTCCAAGTCCTATATCACAAACGATTTTGAACTCTTTATTTTGTAGAACTTTTCCAGCATCTTCTTCGCATTTTGCATCAAATACTATTTCACCTTTATTAAATACAACAACATCATTATAAGAAATAAGCAAAGTGTTTTCATCACATTGTATTCTACTAGCTCCTATAGTTGAAGCGATTCGTCCAAAGTTTGGGTCTTCTCCAAATAGTGCTGTTTTTACTAATAGTGAGTTTGATAAAGCTTTTGCTGCTTTCATTGCATCTTCTTTTGTTACTGCATTTATTACTTCAAAAGCAACAGACTTTTTAGCCCCTTCACCATCTGCAACCATTAACATAGCCATGTCATGCATCACAAGTCTTAAAGCTTCTTTAAAAGCCTCTTTATCATAAGCATTTGATTTTCCATTTGCCAATACTAAAACTGTATCATTAGTAGAAGTATCTCCATCAACTGAAATTGCATTAAAAGTTGTCTCTTTATTTTCATTTAATGCCTCTTCAATGTCTTTTTTAGAAACTTTTCCATCAGTACAAATAAAACATAACATAGTTGCAAGATTAGGGTTAATCATACCTGCACCTTTTGCAACTGCTCCTATTTTAAAACTACTTCCATTTTCAAGTTTTACTTCATACAAACAAGTTTTTGGGTATGCATCTGTTGTCATAATTGCTTGACTTAAATTTTCACCATTTTTACTTGACAAATCAAAAGTATTTGCACCATCAACTATTTTTTGCAGAGGAAGTCTATTTCCAATAACACCAGTTGAACTCATAATAGGGTTTGTAATATCAAATTTCAATGAAGAAAATATTGTGTTAATATCTTCAATACCTTTTTCACCAGTAAGTGCATTTGCATTTTTTGAATTTATAAGTACAAAATTTGTTTTAAAATCATTTTCATATCTTTGATAATGTCTTAAAGGTGCTGCTTGAAATTTATTATTAGTAAGAACAGCTCCAACATCACACAAAGTATCACTATAAATAAAACCTATATCTTTTTTATTATTTGGTTTTAATCCAGCTGAAACTCCATCACAATAGAAACCATCAATTTGGTCTATAAAACCTTTTATTGGAAAAATTGAAAACATTATTTTGTACACTCCTCTGGCATATATTTTTGATTGACTAATATTTTAGCTTTTGCTATACCTTTTTGGTTCCCAACTAAAAGTAATTTGCAATTACCCTCTATAACAATAGTCCCCTTAGGCATTTGAATAAATCTTCCTCTTTTTTCTGTAATACCTATTACAGAAACTTTATATCTATCCCTTAAATGAATATCTTTTAATTGTCTAGATACTAACCAAGAATCTTCCCTTACAAGTACTTCTTCCATATCAATTGGAGTATCAGGTTTGTATAAAAACTCTTCAAGTACATTTTCCATATCAGGACGAACAGCCATTGCTGAAACTCTTTTTGCCATCAAAGATGGAGAGGCAACAACTTTATCAGCTCCTAGTTTTTTTAGTCTCTCTTTGTCATGTTGCGTCTCAGCATTTGAGATAATCAAAAATGGTTTATTTCGTCCTAACTCTTTTTCATAAAGTCTTACAGAAGCTATCAAAGTAATATTATCAGAAATATTTCTTGACAAAGTTATAACACCTTTTGCAGATGATAAGTGAGATTTTAAAAATGCTTTTTCAGTAAATGATTCTTCGCATACATAATATGGATAATGATATTCTTTTGCTATTTCTTCCATATCTTCTCGTGGATCAACAACTACAAAAGGTACATGATTTTCTCTAAATTGTCTTGCTAATTGAATTGTATATTCATTATGATGAAATATTACAAAATGTCTACGAAGTCTTGCAATTTTATAAAGCATATTTCTTTCCTTATATAGTTCAATTAGGTTACCTTTTATAATTGCTTCTATAAGTACAGCAATTGAAAGGGTAAATAAAGCGAACCCGATAATAATAAGTGTGACGGTAAAAAATCTACCTGCATCTGAGATGGGAGCAACTTCTCCAAAACCAACAGTAGTAAAGGTTATACCTGTTTGATAAATGGCATCTAAAATAGGGAAACCATCAATAAGAACATATCCAACTGTTCCAATCATCATTAACAGTTGTACAAGTACCAAAGGTACTCTAAAAGGTTTTAGTTGTGAGTATATTAGAGGATTAAGGTCGTATTCAGGCTTAGAAGATCTAAGTTCCCAACCCAGCGACTTTTTTAATTTATGAAAGATGCTCATAGAAGCACTTTATTTTAGTGCCTCTATTATGAGTTTTTCTTAAGAGTTCTTAACTCTTTTGC
The Arcobacter sp. F2176 DNA segment above includes these coding regions:
- the hemE gene encoding uroporphyrinogen decarboxylase, whose amino-acid sequence is MSKIFVDACFRKPTPYTPVWMMRQAGRYLPEYMKVRAQAGNFLNLCHNPELAAEVTIQPLDIVGVDAAILFSDILVIPNEMGMHLEFIKGEGPIFKDPIKTEAEVDALLGGSEAADKLTYVYETIKLLKQKLPEDKALIGFTGAPWTLATYMIEGQGTKTYNICKKMMYSNPELLHKILRKVTEVVKLYMENQIKAGADVVQIFDSWAAAIEPAKYDEFSWKYMVEIAEYLKEKYPHIPIIMFPKGVPAFLDKVYGNFDVFGVDWATPMVLAKEKLGDKYVLQGNMEPCRLYSKEATTKCVEAIQDIMQGDGHIFNLGHGILPDVPVENAIHFVKECQRVSKK
- a CDS encoding YqhA family protein; its protein translation is MIEKLFEACMWKTRFLVLSAVIFGLIGALVLFIIASMDIYAMAEYAFKTIITHSHPQDFHEDIVGGIIGAVDLYLIAVVMLIFSFGVYELFISPIDHSEDAKEDSKILSITTLDQLKDKIAKVIVMVLVVNFFQRVLHTQYNGALEMLYFALAVTALAVGLFFLGKVGKH
- a CDS encoding aspartate-semialdehyde dehydrogenase; the protein is MRRFNVAVVGATGAVGEELFRVMEAYDFPVNKIVPLASARSLGSTIEYKNKEINVLELTETCFEENEVDIAFFSAGGSISEKFAKYAVEAGAVVIDNTSHFRMDENVPLVVPEVNPQDIALWKETGIIANPNCSTIQMVLSLKPLDELYGIKRVDVSTYQAVSGAGKKGMEELIKQMQDMLTFKLDDTKIEAFAHRIVNNVIPQIDVAQANGFTKEEMKMVKETQKIMHKQMQIAATCVRVPVLRSHSESITVTFEDGVDVDVNEVRETLAKFENVEVIDDLENNAYPMPIVSTDTDTTFVGRIRKDIYSPNVVHYFNVADQVRVGAATNSVRIALKWIEMENEI
- the gyrA gene encoding DNA gyrase subunit A translates to MENLFENQDIIDINIEDSVKSSYLDYSMSVIIGRALPDAKDGLKPVHRRILFAMHDLNMSARAPYKKSARIVGDVIGKYHPHGDTSVYDALVRMAQSFSMREPLIDGQGNFGSVDGDSAAAMRYTESRFTKISEDILKDIDKDTVNFTMNYDDTLKEPSVLPTRVPTLLMNGSEGIAVGMATKIPPHNLNELLDATFHILDNPEATADELMEFIQGPDFPTGGTIFGRRGIIDAYNTGRGRVRIRAKHHIETRGKKEIIVLDELPYQVNKARLIELIANLTKDKQIEGISEVRDESDRDGIRVVIELKKDAMSEIVMNNLYKSTPMETTFGIILLAVYNKEPKVFTLPELLNVFISHRKTVIIRRTIFDLEKAKARAHILEGLKIALDNIDEVVKIIRASANDADAKEKLELRFGLSAIQSQAILDMRLGRLTGLQRDKLEAEYQELMTLIAELESILKSEEKLVEIIKEELTEIREKYSSKRLTDIEDSYDEIDIEDLIPNEPMVVTITHNGYVKRVPIKSYEKQRRGGKGKVAVTTHDDDFIERFFVTNTHDTLMFVTNMGQLYWLKVYRIPEGSRTAKGKAVVNLINLRPDEKIMEIIPTSDFDESKSLAFFTRNGVVKRTSLSEFSNIRSNGVRAIVLDDADEIVTAKITTPSTQFLMIFTSLGQCIRFDVEKTREQGRSTRGVRGIKFKHDSDFVVDANVVDNIEQELLTVSQKGIGKRTTVEEYRETNRAGSGVISMKLSAKTGTVVGAVLVDEAQDLMILTSIGKMIRVDMQTIRKAGRNTSGVIIVNVDAKDKVVSIAKCPKEDDDELDIENADTMDGINLDEFNLKDKPEEENNDTNNKNEDNILGED
- a CDS encoding YdcH family protein; its protein translation is MFHEYREEITKLKASDNYFHNLFEKHNALDEEIESLVKSHGDEFTIEAKKKEKLKLKDEVFNAIIKYRKENNL
- the argJ gene encoding bifunctional glutamate N-acetyltransferase/amino-acid acetyltransferase ArgJ, which codes for MFSIFPIKGFIDQIDGFYCDGVSAGLKPNNKKDIGFIYSDTLCDVGAVLTNNKFQAAPLRHYQRYENDFKTNFVLINSKNANALTGEKGIEDINTIFSSLKFDITNPIMSSTGVIGNRLPLQKIVDGANTFDLSSKNGENLSQAIMTTDAYPKTCLYEVKLENGSSFKIGAVAKGAGMINPNLATMLCFICTDGKVSKKDIEEALNENKETTFNAISVDGDTSTNDTVLVLANGKSNAYDKEAFKEALRLVMHDMAMLMVADGEGAKKSVAFEVINAVTKEDAMKAAKALSNSLLVKTALFGEDPNFGRIASTIGASRIQCDENTLLISYNDVVVFNKGEIVFDAKCEEDAGKVLQNKEFKIVCDIGLGTESFTAYGCDLGYEYVKINADYRS
- a CDS encoding TrkA family potassium uptake protein, with the protein product MSIFHKLKKSLGWELRSSKPEYDLNPLIYSQLKPFRVPLVLVQLLMMIGTVGYVLIDGFPILDAIYQTGITFTTVGFGEVAPISDAGRFFTVTLIIIGFALFTLSIAVLIEAIIKGNLIELYKERNMLYKIARLRRHFVIFHHNEYTIQLARQFRENHVPFVVVDPREDMEEIAKEYHYPYYVCEESFTEKAFLKSHLSSAKGVITLSRNISDNITLIASVRLYEKELGRNKPFLIISNAETQHDKERLKKLGADKVVASPSLMAKRVSAMAVRPDMENVLEEFLYKPDTPIDMEEVLVREDSWLVSRQLKDIHLRDRYKVSVIGITEKRGRFIQMPKGTIVIEGNCKLLLVGNQKGIAKAKILVNQKYMPEECTK